In a genomic window of Corynebacterium coyleae:
- a CDS encoding S41 family peptidase, with product MSTAKKVLTTIAAVFGVLLIAAGAVAYVYGPTVTAMFTGTAKFMGTDTPKRYASTVLNLAEQGIYADSKEFEDAKARAKEAAKQADTLFDVYPALEDAVKAAGGKHSRLIEPDNPNLGWTMEEKSEATVSVEDRVAVATVPGVDRHSDVQGYADTLATGLASARDAGACGAVVDLRGNDGGDMGPMIAGLSSLLPDGTVLEFVSRTNTSQVTVEGNSVSGGGTPVTTSGGKWEAPVAVLVDGDTASSGEATMLSFRGLEHSQSFGSPTAGYASANMVYDFPDGSLLMLTIAKDKARTGEEFAEDPVQPDVETDTPLEQAKQWLATEHGCK from the coding sequence ATGTCAACTGCAAAGAAAGTACTCACCACCATCGCCGCGGTGTTCGGCGTCCTGTTGATCGCCGCCGGCGCCGTCGCTTATGTGTACGGGCCGACTGTGACGGCGATGTTCACCGGCACCGCCAAGTTCATGGGCACTGATACCCCGAAGCGTTACGCTTCAACGGTGCTTAACCTGGCAGAGCAGGGCATTTACGCCGACTCGAAGGAGTTCGAGGACGCGAAGGCCCGCGCAAAGGAGGCCGCCAAGCAAGCAGATACGCTTTTCGACGTCTACCCCGCCCTGGAGGACGCCGTCAAAGCTGCTGGCGGGAAGCACTCCCGGCTGATTGAACCTGATAACCCTAACCTCGGCTGGACTATGGAAGAGAAGTCGGAAGCCACAGTAAGCGTCGAGGACCGCGTTGCGGTGGCAACGGTGCCTGGCGTCGACCGTCACTCGGATGTGCAGGGGTACGCAGACACGCTCGCAACGGGTCTTGCTTCCGCGCGTGATGCCGGGGCATGCGGGGCGGTCGTTGATCTGCGTGGCAACGACGGGGGCGACATGGGTCCTATGATCGCCGGTCTCTCCTCGCTGTTGCCGGATGGCACGGTGCTCGAATTCGTATCGCGGACGAACACCAGCCAGGTCACGGTTGAGGGAAACTCGGTGAGCGGCGGGGGCACCCCGGTGACTACATCTGGAGGGAAGTGGGAGGCGCCGGTGGCGGTCTTAGTCGATGGCGACACTGCTTCGTCGGGCGAGGCCACGATGCTGTCGTTCCGGGGGCTTGAGCACTCCCAAAGCTTCGGGTCCCCTACCGCGGGCTACGCCTCGGCTAATATGGTGTACGACTTCCCGGATGGCAGCCTGCTGATGCTCACCATCGCGAAGGACAAGGCACGCACTGGCGAGGAGTTCGCCGAAGATCCGGTGCAGCCGGACGTCGAAACCGATACGCCGTTAGAGCAAGCGAAGCAGTGGCTTGCCACCGAGCACGGCTGCAAATAG
- a CDS encoding HesB/IscA family protein yields MTAPTSATGVNLTEAAAAKAKALLDQEGRNDLSLRIAVQPGGCAGLRYQLYFDDRDLDGDKADEVGGVRLVVDKMSVPYLTGATIDFADTIEQQGFTIDNPNAGSACACGDSFN; encoded by the coding sequence ATGACTGCACCTACTTCCGCAACTGGCGTGAACCTCACCGAGGCAGCGGCGGCGAAGGCGAAGGCCCTGCTTGATCAGGAGGGCCGCAACGACCTGTCCCTGCGCATCGCTGTTCAGCCTGGTGGCTGCGCTGGTCTGCGCTACCAGCTCTACTTCGACGACCGCGACCTGGACGGCGACAAGGCCGATGAGGTTGGTGGCGTGCGTCTTGTCGTGGACAAGATGAGCGTGCCGTACCTCACGGGTGCGACGATCGATTTCGCGGACACCATCGAGCAGCAGGGCTTCACCATCGATAACCCGAACGCAGGTTCCGCTTGCGCTTGTGGCGATAGCTTCAACTAA
- a CDS encoding DUF3043 domain-containing protein has translation MKLPWQKSEQTAEAGSTKAELPQTDNAPAADTPEAAEQKLPKGYTPPKGKPTPKRLDQEIKRGVVRDPNAATPAQIRQREKELKKSMTKEEWKAHKKQVREENRARNREMQAKIDSGDERYLMERDKGEERRFIRDWVDSQRFFNNYVMPMALVLLIVMLIGTWLPRVAAALSLVSLLFIVTIFIEGIIIGIRANRAVRAKFPEANTGFSLGMYAFSRATQPRNWRSPKPRVALGAKV, from the coding sequence GTGAAACTACCCTGGCAAAAATCCGAGCAGACCGCTGAGGCTGGTTCGACCAAGGCCGAACTGCCCCAGACCGACAACGCGCCCGCGGCAGACACCCCAGAGGCCGCAGAGCAGAAGCTTCCGAAGGGCTACACCCCGCCGAAGGGCAAGCCGACGCCGAAGCGACTTGATCAGGAGATCAAGCGCGGTGTTGTGCGCGACCCGAATGCGGCCACCCCGGCGCAGATTCGTCAGCGTGAAAAAGAGCTGAAGAAGTCCATGACCAAAGAGGAGTGGAAGGCGCACAAGAAGCAGGTGCGCGAGGAGAATCGGGCCCGCAACCGCGAGATGCAGGCCAAGATCGACTCGGGCGACGAGCGCTACCTCATGGAGCGCGACAAGGGCGAGGAGCGTCGCTTCATCCGTGACTGGGTGGACTCGCAGCGCTTCTTCAACAACTACGTCATGCCGATGGCGCTGGTGCTGCTAATCGTGATGTTGATCGGCACGTGGCTGCCTCGCGTCGCGGCGGCATTGTCTTTGGTGAGCCTGCTGTTTATCGTCACCATCTTCATCGAGGGCATCATCATCGGCATCCGCGCCAACCGTGCGGTCCGTGCAAAGTTCCCGGAGGCGAACACTGGTTTCAGCCTGGGTATGTACGCGTTCTCCCGCGCTACTCAGCCGCGTAACTGGCGCTCCCCCAAGCCGCGGGTGGCGTTGGGCGCGAAGGTATAG
- a CDS encoding nicotinate-nucleotide--dimethylbenzimidazole phosphoribosyltransferase — MQFPPVEPPKRAHARAVADALAGGTSGVALGRLGAIGAWVASVQGRDVPTPFLRPRAVIVAGNHGIATRGLSAWTSDAGAAQVEQLRAGVGPASTTARVAGASIRLIDDYLDTPTGAIDVEPAVSQDVWDAALAAGAEIADSEIDGGADLLIPGDIGVGNTTVAAAVYGTFTRTEPAKAIGRGSGINDEVWKIKVAAIRDAMFRVRRFRDDTERVCAELTGPDFACLVGFIAQAAARRTPLLIDGVYPAVAAYVAERLAPDTKDWLMAAQEANEPAQAGCFEALGLRPLQHLDMKTGQGAGALAALPQLNLAAEMVGEVLAGGSSISD; from the coding sequence ATGCAGTTTCCCCCGGTTGAGCCGCCGAAACGCGCGCATGCCCGTGCGGTGGCGGATGCGTTGGCAGGTGGCACGAGTGGCGTTGCCCTTGGAAGGCTGGGGGCGATCGGTGCGTGGGTTGCCTCCGTACAAGGCCGTGACGTGCCCACACCGTTTCTGCGCCCGCGTGCCGTGATCGTCGCTGGCAATCACGGCATTGCTACGCGAGGTTTGTCGGCGTGGACATCGGATGCCGGCGCCGCTCAGGTTGAGCAGCTGCGCGCCGGTGTCGGCCCTGCCTCCACGACGGCGCGGGTTGCGGGAGCGAGCATCAGGCTTATCGACGACTACCTGGACACCCCCACCGGCGCCATCGACGTGGAACCCGCCGTGTCGCAAGACGTGTGGGATGCGGCGTTGGCTGCGGGTGCAGAGATCGCCGATAGTGAAATCGACGGCGGTGCTGACCTGCTGATCCCCGGAGACATCGGCGTTGGCAACACCACCGTCGCCGCGGCGGTGTACGGCACGTTTACGCGCACTGAGCCCGCAAAGGCGATCGGGCGTGGCTCCGGCATCAACGATGAGGTCTGGAAGATCAAGGTCGCCGCTATTCGCGACGCGATGTTCCGCGTGCGCAGATTCCGCGACGACACCGAACGTGTCTGCGCGGAACTCACCGGCCCGGACTTCGCCTGCCTGGTCGGCTTCATCGCCCAGGCCGCCGCGCGCCGCACGCCGTTGCTTATCGACGGCGTCTACCCCGCCGTCGCCGCATACGTCGCCGAACGCCTCGCACCCGACACCAAAGACTGGCTCATGGCAGCGCAGGAGGCGAACGAGCCGGCGCAGGCTGGCTGCTTCGAAGCGCTCGGGCTTCGACCGTTGCAACACCTGGATATGAAAACGGGCCAGGGCGCTGGGGCCCTGGCCGCGTTGCCGCAGTTAAACCTGGCGGCGGAGATGGTTGGCGAGGTGCTCGCCGGGGGATCGTCGATAAGCGACTAG
- a CDS encoding branched-chain amino acid aminotransferase — MSNLEFAVTPSDHPATDAEREKILANPAFGQEFTDHMVSIDWTEDKGWHNAQVRAYEPIALDPAANVFHYGQAIFEGLKAYRHTDGRITAFRPEQNAERMRSSARRMAMPELPDEDFLEAVRQLVTIDQKWVPEAGGEASLYLRPFMIGTEKTLGVKPSSSYSFYIIASPAGAYFKGGVKPVSVWISEDYVRAAPGGTGDAKFAGNYAASLLAQQQAADKGCDQVVWLDAIERKYIEEMGGMNLMFVEGSGKDAKIITPSLSGSLLPGITRKSLLQVAEDLGYTSEERKITVEQWRAGAEDGTISETMACGTAAVITPVGRVLSNEGEFTVNNNEAGEITLAMRERLRGIQTGEVEDTHGWNLTLVEG; from the coding sequence ATGTCTAACCTCGAATTCGCAGTTACCCCGTCAGACCACCCCGCAACCGATGCTGAGCGTGAAAAGATCCTCGCTAACCCGGCGTTCGGCCAGGAGTTCACCGACCACATGGTTTCCATCGACTGGACCGAAGACAAAGGCTGGCACAACGCCCAGGTGCGCGCGTACGAACCGATCGCGCTCGACCCGGCCGCCAACGTCTTCCACTACGGCCAGGCGATCTTCGAGGGCCTGAAGGCGTACCGCCACACCGATGGGCGCATCACCGCGTTCCGTCCGGAGCAAAACGCTGAGCGTATGCGCAGCTCCGCGCGTCGTATGGCAATGCCGGAACTGCCGGATGAGGACTTCTTGGAGGCCGTGCGCCAGTTGGTCACCATCGACCAGAAGTGGGTACCTGAAGCTGGCGGCGAGGCGTCGCTGTACCTGCGTCCATTCATGATCGGCACGGAGAAGACCCTGGGTGTGAAGCCGTCCTCGTCGTACTCCTTCTACATCATCGCCTCCCCGGCAGGCGCCTACTTCAAGGGTGGTGTGAAACCGGTCAGCGTGTGGATCTCCGAAGACTACGTCCGTGCAGCACCGGGTGGCACCGGCGATGCGAAGTTCGCCGGCAACTACGCAGCGTCCCTGCTTGCGCAGCAGCAGGCTGCGGACAAGGGCTGCGACCAGGTGGTGTGGCTCGACGCGATCGAGCGCAAGTACATCGAGGAAATGGGCGGCATGAACCTCATGTTCGTCGAAGGCTCCGGCAAGGACGCGAAGATCATCACCCCGTCCCTGTCCGGTTCGCTCCTGCCGGGCATTACGCGTAAGTCGCTGCTGCAGGTCGCAGAAGACCTGGGTTACACCAGCGAGGAGCGCAAGATCACCGTCGAGCAGTGGCGTGCTGGTGCCGAGGACGGCACCATCTCCGAGACCATGGCGTGCGGCACCGCAGCTGTGATCACCCCGGTTGGCCGCGTGCTCAGCAACGAGGGCGAGTTCACGGTGAATAACAACGAGGCCGGCGAGATCACCCTGGCAATGCGCGAGCGTCTGCGCGGCATCCAGACCGGCGAGGTCGAGGACACCCACGGTTGGAACCTCACGCTCGTCGAGGGCTAG
- a CDS encoding leucyl aminopeptidase, whose translation MSFDVTLPARGTTVRAVAGSAAPEGAVLLVPVAQGEDGVELPVTQLAPKGLLEALVAVGAKGTANEVTRVVVDGTLVIAYGLGDANDIDDEAVRRAVGAVTRTLNGVEKAAISAEFGVQPVVEGLLLGGYVYNGLKSTANTLDDDNTDAELPQTTEVTVVGADEKAFEQAVIVAESVNLARDLVNTPSNFLYPESYAAVMGEVASAAGLDIEVLDDKALEDQGFGGILSVGRGSARTPRLVHLTWAPSGATKKVALVGKGITFDTGGISLKPGSGMEDMISDMGGSAAQLGVIAAAARLELPVRIDAWLPLAENMPSGTATRPGDVITHYGGITSEVINTDAEGRLVLADAIARACEDNPDYLIETATLTGAQLVALGNRTSGVMGSDDLRDLIAETGRAVGEQAWAMPLLEEQEDELKSPIADIRNTHNARTGGMLFAGLYLSRFVPENVEWAHIDIAGPAWNGGGAWGYTPKRATGAPVRTILEALNRLAAK comes from the coding sequence ATGTCGTTCGATGTCACACTTCCTGCCCGCGGTACGACGGTGCGCGCGGTTGCCGGTTCTGCCGCCCCTGAGGGCGCTGTGCTGCTGGTTCCGGTCGCACAGGGCGAAGACGGAGTCGAACTTCCTGTCACCCAACTTGCCCCGAAGGGCCTGCTTGAAGCCCTCGTTGCGGTCGGCGCGAAGGGTACGGCTAACGAGGTCACCCGCGTTGTCGTCGACGGCACGCTGGTCATCGCGTACGGCCTCGGCGACGCGAACGACATTGACGACGAAGCCGTGCGCCGCGCCGTCGGTGCCGTCACCCGCACCCTCAATGGGGTGGAAAAGGCAGCTATCTCCGCCGAGTTCGGCGTCCAGCCGGTCGTCGAGGGCCTCCTGCTCGGCGGCTACGTTTACAACGGTCTGAAGTCCACCGCCAACACGCTTGACGACGACAACACCGACGCCGAACTCCCCCAGACCACCGAAGTCACCGTGGTCGGCGCAGACGAGAAGGCGTTCGAGCAGGCCGTTATCGTCGCCGAGTCGGTCAACCTGGCCCGCGACCTTGTCAACACCCCGTCAAACTTCCTCTACCCCGAGTCCTACGCCGCTGTCATGGGCGAGGTTGCTTCGGCGGCCGGCCTGGACATCGAGGTGCTCGACGACAAGGCGCTTGAAGATCAAGGCTTCGGCGGCATCCTCTCCGTCGGTCGCGGCTCCGCACGTACCCCGCGCCTGGTCCACCTGACGTGGGCGCCGTCCGGGGCGACGAAGAAGGTCGCGCTTGTGGGCAAGGGCATCACCTTCGACACTGGTGGCATCTCGCTGAAGCCGGGCTCCGGCATGGAGGACATGATCTCCGACATGGGCGGCTCCGCAGCACAGCTCGGCGTCATCGCCGCTGCCGCCCGCCTTGAGCTGCCAGTGCGTATCGACGCCTGGCTGCCCCTGGCCGAGAACATGCCATCCGGCACCGCCACCCGCCCGGGCGACGTGATCACCCACTACGGCGGCATCACCAGCGAGGTCATCAACACCGACGCCGAAGGCCGCCTCGTCCTTGCCGACGCCATCGCCCGCGCCTGCGAGGACAACCCCGATTACCTCATCGAAACCGCAACCCTCACCGGCGCACAGCTGGTCGCCCTGGGCAACCGCACCTCCGGCGTGATGGGGTCCGACGACCTGCGCGACCTCATCGCCGAGACAGGCCGTGCCGTCGGTGAGCAGGCTTGGGCTATGCCGCTTCTCGAGGAGCAGGAAGACGAGCTGAAGTCCCCCATCGCTGACATCCGCAACACCCACAACGCCCGCACCGGCGGCATGCTCTTCGCCGGCCTCTACCTCTCCCGCTTCGTGCCGGAGAACGTCGAGTGGGCTCACATCGACATCGCCGGTCCGGCCTGGAACGGCGGCGGCGCCTGGGGCTACACCCCGAAGCGCGCAACCGGCGCCCCGGTCCGCACAATCCTCGAGGCGCTCAACCGCCTGGCTGCGAAGTAG
- a CDS encoding oxidoreductase: protein MFNLFGKGKKSTTFKPPRAPGETIRPDDAQYLRDWVAGRTFVEGFVEPETMVNEMSVVLVDEHGNYTRRRIGGPKGIDAVSKMLGILLYDVEETGYPDRMRKKMEQERILRKREEQKERRARFERGENPYS, encoded by the coding sequence GTGTTCAACCTGTTCGGCAAAGGCAAGAAGTCCACGACGTTCAAACCGCCACGGGCACCGGGCGAGACAATCCGCCCCGACGACGCACAATACTTGCGCGATTGGGTCGCCGGCCGCACGTTCGTGGAAGGCTTTGTCGAGCCAGAAACCATGGTCAACGAGATGTCCGTTGTTCTTGTCGACGAGCACGGCAACTACACCCGACGCCGCATCGGCGGCCCCAAGGGCATCGACGCCGTCTCCAAAATGCTGGGGATTCTGCTTTACGACGTCGAAGAGACCGGTTACCCCGACCGCATGCGAAAGAAAATGGAACAGGAACGCATCCTGCGTAAGCGCGAGGAACAAAAAGAACGCCGCGCCCGGTTCGAGCGCGGCGAAAACCCGTACAGCTAG
- the sucB gene encoding 2-oxoglutarate dehydrogenase, E2 component, dihydrolipoamide succinyltransferase: MAHSVEMPELGESVTEGTITTWLKEVGDTVEVDEPLLEVSTDKVDTEIPSPVAGVILEIKAEEDDTVEIGDVIAIIGDEGETPAGDDKSDDSADAKEEAKDEEPAEEPKEEKKAAPKQASGSATDVEMPELGESVTEGTITTWLKEVGDEVEVDEPLLEVSTDKVDTEIPSPVAGTLIEVLAQEDDTVEVGDVIARIGDANAAASSDDADEAEAEAEEEAPAKAEEPKEEKKAAPKKSSGEGTKVEMPELGESVTEGTITTWLKEVGDTVEVDEPLLEVSTDKVDTEIPSPVAGTIIEILAEEDDTVEVGDVIVIIGDADAAAASDDSADEAEDEVEEAEEKAEEKAEEKKPEPKEEPKQEAPKAASTESKNASAKVNNDDNVPYVTPLVRKLAEKHGVDLNTVEGTGVGGRIRKQDVLAAAEGGKAEGASASSSATKEQTEQPKGERANWSTKSVDPAKAELIGTTQRVNRIREITAAKMVESLQTTAQLTHVQEVDVTRVAELRKKVKPAFVEKHGANITYLAFFIKATAEALVSHPNVNASYDADAKEITYHEDVNIGIAVDTPMGLLVPVIKQAQKKNLAEIAKAITDLAERARNKKLRPDDLSGATFTVTNIGSEGALLDTPVLTPPQAGILGTAAIEKRPVIVTEDGIDSIAIRQMCYLPFTYDHQLIDGADAGRFVTTIKDRIEEGDFEADLDI; this comes from the coding sequence ATGGCGCACTCTGTTGAGATGCCCGAGCTGGGCGAGTCAGTCACCGAAGGCACGATCACTACGTGGCTGAAGGAAGTCGGCGACACGGTTGAGGTCGACGAGCCGCTGCTCGAGGTCTCCACTGACAAGGTCGACACCGAGATCCCCTCCCCTGTCGCTGGTGTGATCCTGGAGATCAAGGCTGAGGAGGACGACACCGTCGAGATCGGCGACGTCATCGCGATTATTGGCGACGAGGGCGAAACCCCGGCCGGCGACGACAAGTCCGACGACTCCGCCGACGCCAAGGAAGAGGCGAAGGACGAAGAGCCGGCTGAGGAGCCGAAGGAAGAAAAGAAGGCTGCTCCGAAGCAGGCTTCCGGTTCCGCTACCGACGTTGAGATGCCGGAGCTTGGCGAGTCCGTCACCGAAGGCACTATCACCACCTGGCTGAAGGAAGTCGGCGACGAGGTTGAGGTCGACGAGCCGCTGCTCGAGGTCTCCACTGACAAGGTGGACACCGAAATCCCGTCCCCGGTTGCTGGCACCCTGATCGAGGTCCTGGCGCAGGAAGACGACACCGTTGAGGTCGGCGATGTTATCGCCCGTATCGGTGACGCTAACGCTGCTGCTTCCTCCGACGACGCCGACGAGGCAGAGGCTGAGGCCGAAGAAGAAGCACCGGCTAAGGCTGAGGAGCCGAAGGAAGAGAAGAAGGCTGCTCCGAAGAAGTCCTCTGGTGAGGGCACCAAGGTTGAGATGCCGGAGCTCGGCGAGTCCGTCACCGAAGGCACCATCACCACTTGGCTGAAGGAAGTCGGCGACACGGTCGAGGTCGACGAGCCGCTGCTCGAGGTCTCCACTGACAAGGTCGACACCGAGATCCCGTCCCCGGTTGCTGGCACCATCATCGAGATCCTCGCTGAAGAGGACGACACCGTTGAGGTGGGCGACGTGATCGTGATCATCGGCGACGCTGACGCCGCTGCTGCTTCCGACGACTCCGCCGACGAGGCCGAGGACGAGGTCGAAGAGGCTGAAGAAAAGGCCGAGGAGAAGGCTGAAGAGAAGAAGCCGGAGCCGAAGGAAGAGCCGAAGCAGGAGGCTCCGAAGGCTGCTTCCACCGAGTCCAAGAACGCTTCCGCGAAGGTGAACAACGACGACAACGTCCCGTACGTCACCCCGCTGGTGCGCAAGCTGGCTGAGAAGCACGGCGTTGATCTGAACACGGTTGAGGGCACCGGTGTTGGTGGCCGCATCCGTAAGCAGGATGTTCTGGCTGCTGCCGAGGGCGGCAAGGCTGAGGGTGCATCTGCTTCCTCGTCTGCGACGAAGGAGCAGACGGAGCAGCCGAAGGGCGAGCGCGCGAACTGGTCCACCAAGTCTGTGGATCCGGCGAAGGCAGAGCTCATCGGCACCACTCAGCGCGTGAACCGCATCCGCGAGATCACGGCTGCGAAGATGGTCGAGTCGCTGCAGACGACTGCCCAGCTGACCCACGTGCAGGAAGTCGACGTCACCCGTGTGGCGGAGCTGCGCAAGAAGGTGAAGCCGGCGTTCGTCGAGAAGCATGGCGCAAACATCACGTACCTGGCCTTCTTCATCAAGGCCACGGCAGAGGCGCTTGTGTCCCACCCGAACGTGAACGCTTCCTACGACGCGGATGCGAAGGAGATCACCTACCACGAGGATGTCAACATCGGTATCGCTGTTGATACCCCGATGGGTCTGCTGGTGCCGGTGATCAAGCAGGCGCAGAAGAAGAACCTTGCGGAGATTGCGAAGGCGATCACCGACCTGGCCGAGCGCGCACGCAACAAGAAGCTGCGTCCGGACGACCTGTCTGGCGCAACCTTCACGGTGACCAACATTGGTTCCGAGGGTGCGCTGCTGGATACTCCGGTGCTGACCCCGCCGCAGGCTGGCATTCTGGGTACGGCTGCGATTGAGAAGCGCCCGGTCATCGTGACCGAGGATGGCATTGACTCCATCGCGATCCGTCAGATGTGCTACCTGCCGTTCACCTACGATCACCAGCTGATCGACGGTGCGGACGCTGGTCGTTTCGTCACGACCATCAAGGACCGCATCGAGGAGGGTGACTTCGAGGCTGACCTCGATATCTAA
- a CDS encoding dihydroxyacetone kinase family protein has product MTGTFKSFRNNTEHFMREALGGLVAAHPFAEWHNEGFVGLLRDDDSPARVAVISGGGSGHEPMHAGFVGEGMLDAACPGLLFTSPNAVQIGAATEWADRGRGVVHVVKNYTGDVMNFTVAGNHADAEVKQVLVADDVATEIDNDDSPGRRGTGATVIVEKIAGAAAARGDDLDAVAKVAQRAADQSRSMAVALQPGHSPTSDRATFDLEEGQIEVGVGIHGEPGVERRDQADSKPSAQALVEELLDAVLASLKDSGVAVGDAMLFVNGLGGTSELELDLVFGEALKQLSDRGVTVRRGMRGSLVTSLNMAGISLTVTALDDELISLLDAETQAPAWPDLVRDPQYSDATMTDDEQQPDSGEANVWLSAFVDRLAAAYDDLTALDREAGDGDFGQNMEAAFGDMTTPIRGNDSEVLNFFAHRMLVRAGGTSGAVLGTFFREMADVFERANVDSREADGAAFGKALAEGLQNGVTAITELGGAKEGDNTLIDALVPAAKATESLDGAATVEDVLEHVFAAAVEGAKSTRGMQAKKGRASYLGESAKDVPDPGAIAVTWLFGAADVREF; this is encoded by the coding sequence ATGACAGGCACATTCAAATCTTTCCGCAACAACACTGAACATTTCATGCGCGAGGCACTCGGCGGCCTTGTGGCCGCGCATCCTTTTGCGGAGTGGCACAACGAGGGGTTCGTGGGGCTTTTGCGTGACGACGACTCCCCCGCCCGCGTCGCCGTCATCTCCGGCGGCGGGTCGGGCCACGAGCCGATGCACGCCGGGTTCGTCGGCGAGGGGATGCTGGACGCGGCTTGCCCGGGGCTGCTGTTTACGTCCCCGAACGCGGTGCAGATTGGCGCGGCAACGGAGTGGGCAGATCGTGGCCGTGGTGTTGTGCATGTGGTGAAGAACTACACGGGCGACGTCATGAACTTCACCGTGGCGGGCAACCACGCCGATGCGGAGGTGAAGCAGGTGTTGGTGGCTGACGATGTGGCCACTGAGATCGATAACGATGACTCGCCGGGGAGGCGGGGTACGGGGGCGACGGTGATCGTCGAGAAGATTGCGGGCGCTGCAGCGGCTCGTGGCGACGACCTCGACGCAGTTGCGAAGGTTGCGCAGCGGGCGGCGGATCAGTCGCGAAGCATGGCGGTGGCGCTGCAGCCTGGCCACTCCCCGACCAGCGACCGTGCAACGTTTGATCTGGAGGAGGGCCAGATTGAGGTCGGTGTTGGTATTCACGGTGAGCCGGGTGTGGAGCGTCGTGATCAGGCAGATTCGAAGCCGTCGGCGCAGGCGCTGGTTGAGGAGTTACTCGATGCGGTGCTGGCTTCGCTCAAGGACAGTGGTGTTGCGGTGGGTGATGCCATGCTCTTTGTCAACGGCCTGGGTGGCACAAGCGAGCTGGAGCTCGATCTGGTCTTCGGCGAGGCGCTCAAACAGCTGTCGGATCGTGGCGTGACGGTGCGTCGCGGAATGCGTGGCTCGCTAGTGACGTCGTTGAACATGGCTGGTATTTCGCTTACAGTCACGGCGCTTGACGACGAGCTCATCAGCCTGCTCGACGCGGAAACCCAGGCACCAGCCTGGCCTGATTTGGTCCGTGACCCGCAGTATTCCGACGCCACGATGACGGACGACGAACAGCAGCCAGACAGTGGCGAGGCAAACGTGTGGCTTTCGGCCTTTGTGGATCGCCTCGCAGCTGCCTACGACGACCTGACGGCGCTAGACCGCGAGGCCGGCGATGGCGACTTTGGCCAGAACATGGAGGCGGCCTTCGGTGATATGACTACCCCGATTCGGGGCAATGATTCCGAGGTGCTGAACTTCTTCGCCCATCGGATGTTGGTTCGCGCGGGTGGTACGTCGGGGGCGGTGCTGGGCACGTTCTTCCGCGAGATGGCTGACGTGTTTGAGCGCGCCAATGTGGATTCGCGGGAAGCGGACGGCGCTGCGTTTGGCAAGGCGCTGGCTGAGGGCCTGCAAAACGGCGTGACTGCCATTACTGAGCTCGGTGGCGCGAAGGAGGGCGACAACACGCTTATCGACGCGCTCGTGCCCGCCGCAAAGGCCACCGAATCGCTCGATGGCGCTGCCACTGTGGAGGACGTTCTTGAGCACGTATTTGCAGCTGCCGTCGAGGGCGCAAAGTCCACCCGCGGTATGCAGGCGAAGAAGGGCCGGGCCTCCTACCTGGGAGAAAGCGCAAAGGACGTGCCGGATCCCGGCGCGATTGCGGTGACGTGGTTGTTTGGTGCAGCGGACGTGAGGGAGTTCTAA